ATCACTTCACCGGCTACCCACACAGTGCCGAAGCGGCTGATCAAGTTCATGAACTTCCGCTTTTGCAGCAAATTCTGCCAAAGCGGTTCTGCTAAGCTGAAAGCGACCACCGAGATCGACAGCCAGAAGAGGATGGAAGCGCAAACTTCCAAAAGCCTCGCTGGCCATCTCAAAAGTGTTAGCGGCCACGATGCCCGCACAGATGCGTAAATGATGACTACTGCAACAAAGAGAGCCACCAGCGAAATTAAGGCTACAGCGAGCGGGTTACGCCAAGTCCTAGGATGCAACTCGGTCCGAACGTTCTCGAGATCGCTCCCTAGTCGTAAATTCACGTGCTGCAGCGAAAACAACTGCATGACCGGGACCTCGGCGAGGAGCATCAACTGGAAGAGGTCGTCGAGAATCGAGTCTTGCACCGTCTGCCCGGCCTTCGGCCTTGAGAACGGCATCTCCGCATGGATTTCGACCGTGCTCGCACGCGAGACCAGGATCACCCCATAGTCGTATTGTAGTAGATTGGCCTCGAACGCCTGTTCGACCTCGGAGGCCGCAATGGTTTGGTCCAAGAGGCGGTAGCGGTTGTTGATCGAAACGATCTCCTGCCCTGTTTTCCCCTCTTTGAGGTCGGCCGCATTTCTCGTGTCCGCGACGGAGGAAACGTACAAGAAAGGATAGGAGAAAGACGGGTCTTGTTCATCACCCTCTTGACTTGGTTCCTTGAAGTCGCGCGAAAGATCCGGATACTTCTCTTGAAATCTGGCCCAGTAGGCTCGGGCACGTTCCAAGACTTGCCTATAGGTCTCGTTCCATCGTCGCAGCTCGGGATGAACCGCAGGACGCTCGGGGGGCTCGGTGAATAAGGCCGGAGATTCTTCCCGGAACATCTGCAGGTAAAATTTTGCAAGGTCCGAGACCTGCTCAAAGGGGGTCGACCTGTGAGCCACCTTCAGACAGCCGAAAGCCGCAGCGGGGTCGGTCAGCTTGAAGAGGTCAACCGCTTGCAAAGCATCGCACGCATGGATTGACCCGATTTTCAGCCAGAAGGCGATCGTGCCGACGCCCGTCCCAGGGAAGAGTGAAACGATCGCCCTGAAGCGAGGATTCTCAATCGGAAATTTCCGCGGCTTTTTAGCCTCCTCTCTATCAGGCTTCTCTTCAAGCTCTTGTTTATAGAGGTCGAATTTTTCGATCGGCACCTCGATGCTGAACTGAGTGACCTCGCGCCAAGCCGGTTGCGCCTTGTAGATGTTGTCTCTAGCTTTGCCGAATGCCTTGACCCAGCTTGGTGTCGCCGCTTCGGGCGTCTGCTGGGGGGACGTCGCTGCCTTGGCCGTCTTTTTTTCAGACTTTACTCGCGTGAAGTGCTTCGTGCTCCCGCATCCCCCAAACTCATGAATATTGGGTTGGTACAAGAACGGCATAATCGCCGCCGCGTAGACTTCGCGGTACGGCGGGGGTGAGTCCTGTTCGGGCTCACCTGTCTGCGTCAAGCCTGCGCAGCCTTCCGTGACGCCACACGCCTGATATCGGCGGTCGCCAGGAAACCGGCGATCTCGCGCACGGGCAACTGCGCGACAGCCGACCGCTCGGCTGATGACAGCTGTGTGAATTCCGGCATTGCTCTGATTTCACGGGCGCAATCGTCGGGCGCCGTCAGCAGCAACTCCTTCGCTCTGGCGAGCACGCGCTCAAGTGGGCCGGTAGTCATGGCAAACGTCCCGTTTCAAAAGCCGTTCTCGCGACCGCCATTGGCGGGGTCGATCGGCGGAATGTAGATTGTCGTCGCGTAATTTACCCCATCCGCCGCCAGGCTCCAAGCGCAAAGCGGAACGGTCAGAAACAGCGGCTCCGCGCCGCTCTCATCGAGGTCGCAAAAAGTTATGCGGTGGTCGGCGGGATACTGCTCGAGCAGCCGCTCCATCAATGGTGCCAGCAATGCGGGAGCCAATGCCTGCTCGCCGTCTGCGGTGGGGATCCGAAAGCTGCCGATTTGCGCGACGAGGGTCGATCGCCACGGATTGATCGAGGCTGTGCCTTCGACCAAGGGATCGGCCGAGATGACCTGGAAGCCGGCCGGGCCGACCACAAGCGGCAATCGTGCGATGATGGAATCGACGAATGAGACACCTGGTACGACGTGCGTCCGCAGACCTCTTGCCGGTGCGCCGGCTATCATCAAACGAACGGGCTCGTCGAGATACATCGGATGCCCGTAGGTCAAATACGCGACCGGACGCTCCCTGGTCGCCTTTTCGAAAATATGGGCGGCGACATCTGCGTAAATCTTCGCTCGCTCTTTCCCTTTTTCGTAGAGGTGCTCGATGTTGACGAAATCAAGCCCGTTGCTTTCGAGAAACGACCGGAGATTGGGGCTTGGCAGCGTCGTATATGAGACCACCTGACGCAGGATCGAGAGCGCTTCCAAAGTGACGTCTCGCGCAGGCAGGATTCCGCATCCGATGAGGTAGAGATCGGCGGTCTTGATCGGCGGGTACTCCGGCGAAGGTGGACAGCTTTGCGACATCACAGGTCGTTTTTACCCCAGTTCCTTCACTATCCGCTACTCCTGCCCGGAGAAATCCGGAAATTGGGAAGCGAATTCCGCTTGCCCCATCCACCCGCTCTCCTCTGTCGCCTAGCCAGCACCAGAGTTCCGGCTCGCGCGTGCTGCCTTGCGCCCTTCCTTCGCCACCTTCGCGATCGCGACGTCGAAGTTGGTCCGCCCGCGGCGCTTGTGCGGCACCGGGGGATGATCAAGAGCGGCGATGTCGTAGCGCGGGTACTTCTCGATCTCGGCCGCTATCGTCTCGATCCAGCAGTCTCCGTAGTCGTTGCCCGCGTTCGAGTCCTTGGGACGGTGGC
This is a stretch of genomic DNA from Bradyrhizobium sp. CCBAU 53338. It encodes these proteins:
- a CDS encoding SAM-dependent methyltransferase — translated: MSQSCPPSPEYPPIKTADLYLIGCGILPARDVTLEALSILRQVVSYTTLPSPNLRSFLESNGLDFVNIEHLYEKGKERAKIYADVAAHIFEKATRERPVAYLTYGHPMYLDEPVRLMIAGAPARGLRTHVVPGVSFVDSIIARLPLVVGPAGFQVISADPLVEGTASINPWRSTLVAQIGSFRIPTADGEQALAPALLAPLMERLLEQYPADHRITFCDLDESGAEPLFLTVPLCAWSLAADGVNYATTIYIPPIDPANGGRENGF